A single window of Acidobacteriota bacterium DNA harbors:
- the thrS gene encoding threonine--tRNA ligase, giving the protein MDLETLRHSASHLLAQAVLDIFPEVKLGIGPPTETGFFYEFEREKPFTPEDLEKIEMRMKNLAQQNIPIEKISLPKDEVIKLFSEKNQDLKVELIIEKGDEMVSLYKQGNFIDFCLGPHVPSTNFIKYFKLLYVSGSYWKGDEKGRKLQRIYGTAFLDKKSLEEHLHFLEEAKKRDHRRVGKDLDLFSVRDEIGPGLILWHPKGSIVRKIIEDFWREEHLNNGYELLFTPHIARLELWNTSGHLEYYWENMYPEMKLESDEYELKPMNCPFHIQVYNSKLRSYRELPLRWAELGTVYRYERSGVLHGLMRVRGFTQDDAHLFMREDQLEDEIEKLLVFNLNYLKAFSFQDFEIYLSTRPDRFVGEIKEWEKFTQILKNSLEKLNIKYRIDLGAGVFYGPKIDIKIKDVLGRSWQCSTIQVDFNLPIRFDLTYIGEDGKQNRVIMIHRAIMGSLERFFGILIEHYGGSFPLWLSPYQVEIIPVSEKSLSYAKKIKERFQKEKIRISLSERSEKVGYKIREAETEKIPIMIIVGEKEMKNNTASLRIHKKGDIGKYKIDEIIRWIKKSIKNKTLDLEFRR; this is encoded by the coding sequence ATGGATTTAGAAACTTTAAGACATAGCGCATCCCACCTGCTTGCTCAAGCAGTTCTGGATATATTTCCTGAGGTAAAATTAGGAATAGGACCTCCTACAGAAACAGGCTTTTTCTATGAATTTGAAAGAGAAAAGCCCTTTACACCCGAAGATCTTGAGAAGATAGAAATGAGAATGAAAAATTTAGCTCAACAGAATATTCCTATCGAAAAAATCTCTCTTCCAAAAGATGAAGTAATTAAGTTGTTTTCAGAAAAAAATCAGGATCTGAAAGTTGAATTAATAATTGAAAAAGGAGATGAAATGGTTAGTCTCTATAAACAGGGCAATTTCATAGATTTCTGTTTGGGGCCCCATGTTCCATCCACAAATTTTATAAAATATTTTAAATTGCTCTATGTTTCTGGCTCTTACTGGAAGGGAGACGAAAAAGGAAGAAAACTCCAGAGAATATATGGAACCGCATTCTTAGATAAAAAAAGCCTCGAGGAGCATTTACATTTCTTAGAAGAGGCAAAAAAGAGAGACCACAGGAGAGTCGGAAAAGACCTTGATCTCTTCAGCGTTCGGGATGAAATAGGTCCTGGCCTGATTCTCTGGCATCCAAAAGGCTCAATTGTAAGAAAAATAATAGAGGATTTCTGGAGAGAAGAACATCTAAATAACGGGTATGAACTGCTTTTTACTCCTCACATAGCAAGGTTAGAACTATGGAATACAAGCGGCCATCTTGAATACTACTGGGAAAACATGTACCCGGAAATGAAACTTGAATCAGATGAATATGAATTAAAGCCAATGAACTGTCCTTTTCATATCCAGGTTTACAACTCTAAATTAAGAAGCTACAGAGAATTGCCCCTGAGATGGGCTGAGCTTGGAACTGTATATAGATATGAAAGAAGCGGAGTCCTCCATGGATTAATGAGAGTTCGAGGATTCACCCAGGATGATGCCCATCTATTCATGAGAGAAGACCAGTTAGAAGATGAGATTGAGAAACTCCTTGTTTTTAATCTTAACTATTTGAAAGCATTTAGTTTCCAAGATTTTGAGATTTATCTTTCAACAAGACCTGACAGATTTGTCGGAGAAATTAAAGAATGGGAGAAATTTACTCAAATTTTAAAAAATTCTCTTGAGAAATTAAACATTAAATATCGGATTGATTTAGGAGCAGGTGTTTTCTACGGCCCTAAAATCGATATCAAGATTAAAGATGTTTTGGGAAGATCATGGCAATGCTCTACCATTCAGGTTGATTTTAATCTTCCCATAAGATTTGACCTTACATACATAGGAGAGGATGGAAAACAAAATAGAGTTATAATGATACACAGGGCAATAATGGGGTCTTTGGAAAGATTCTTTGGGATTCTTATTGAACATTATGGAGGGAGTTTTCCTCTATGGCTTTCACCTTACCAAGTAGAGATAATTCCAGTTTCTGAAAAATCACTTTCTTATGCAAAAAAAATTAAAGAGAGATTTCAAAAAGAAAAAATAAGAATTAGTCTTTCAGAAAGGTCTGAAAAAGTTGGTTATAAAATCAGGGAGGCTGAAACCGAAAAGATTCCCATCATGATTATAGTAGGAGAAAAAGAAATGAAAAATAACACTGCTTCTTTAAGAATCCATAAAAAAGGAGATATCGGAAAATATAAGATTGATGAAATTATCAGATGGATTAAAAAATCTATTAAAAATAAAACATTAGATTTAGAATTTAGGAGGTGA
- a CDS encoding ABC transporter ATP-binding protein: protein MERIIYVENIFKIYKMGEVQIPALRGLTLEVENEEFISIMGPSGSGKSTLLNIISCMDVPTAGKYFLEDQDVSKMRRNELAKIRNKKVGLVFQNFNLLSRTSAIENVELPLLYNNTSAKERRKRAYEALESVGLKGREKHTNAQLSGGEQQRVAIARAIVNDPRIILADEPTGNLDSVSSLEIMNIFQKLNEEGRTIIIITHERDIASFSKRMVSLRDGKIIGDVLNSNEKNAESELMQVKKNLMDKDNGGDYEHL from the coding sequence ATGGAGAGGATAATTTATGTTGAAAATATTTTTAAAATTTATAAAATGGGTGAGGTACAGATTCCAGCCCTTAGGGGACTGACTCTTGAAGTCGAAAATGAAGAATTTATATCAATAATGGGTCCATCAGGCTCAGGAAAATCTACTTTGTTGAATATTATCAGTTGCATGGATGTTCCAACTGCGGGGAAATATTTTTTAGAAGACCAGGATGTTTCAAAAATGAGAAGAAATGAGCTTGCAAAGATAAGGAATAAAAAAGTGGGTTTAGTATTTCAGAATTTTAACCTTCTTTCGAGAACATCAGCCATTGAAAATGTAGAATTGCCACTTCTTTACAATAATACTTCGGCAAAAGAAAGAAGAAAAAGGGCTTACGAAGCTCTGGAAAGCGTTGGGCTTAAAGGAAGGGAAAAGCATACAAACGCTCAACTTTCTGGAGGTGAACAGCAAAGGGTTGCCATTGCAAGAGCTATAGTTAATGACCCAAGAATTATTTTAGCTGATGAGCCAACGGGAAACCTTGATAGTGTATCAAGTTTAGAGATAATGAACATATTCCAGAAGCTTAATGAAGAGGGAAGAACAATTATCATAATCACCCATGAAAGGGATATCGCAAGTTTTTCGAAAAGGATGGTTTCGCTCAGAGATGGGAAGATTATCGGAGATGTTTTAAATTCGAATGAAAAGAATGCAGAGTCAGAATTGATGCAGGTCAAAAAAAATCTCATGGATAAAGATAATGGAGGAGATTATGAACATTTATAA
- a CDS encoding ABC transporter permease, with translation MNIYNIIKVAFRSLRKNKMRTFLTMLGIIIGVAAVIAMISIGQGANASVQENIRKMGSNLLIVFPGSFHRGGVRGGMGTVISLKEDDVKALLEESKSISMASPTVRTGAQVVYGNMNWATGVEGVYPDFFYIREWPLVSGRSFTMQDVHGQTKVCVIGKTVYEKLFGNEDPIGKIIRIKKLPFTVIGALASKGQSGGWRDQDDVIFAPLYTVQRKMMGITNINTIHLSVISKDMMNDAKEEIRQVLRKRHKLLPSQDDDFTIMSQTEISEAAESTTRIMTILLGSIASISLLVGGIGIMNIMLVSVTERTREIGIRMAVGAKERDILVQFLIESVVLSLIGGIIGMIVGIFSSEMISYFAKWPTLISSQAILLAFLFSSGVGIFFGFYPAKKASSLNPIDALRYE, from the coding sequence ATGAACATTTATAATATTATAAAAGTTGCGTTTCGGTCATTGAGAAAAAATAAGATGAGAACTTTTTTAACAATGTTAGGGATAATAATCGGAGTTGCTGCAGTGATAGCAATGATTTCCATCGGCCAGGGAGCAAACGCCTCTGTTCAGGAAAACATCAGAAAAATGGGAAGCAATCTTTTAATAGTATTTCCAGGGTCTTTCCACAGAGGAGGAGTTAGAGGAGGAATGGGAACAGTTATATCTTTAAAGGAAGATGATGTCAAAGCTCTCCTTGAAGAATCTAAATCAATCTCTATGGCTTCTCCCACAGTCAGAACAGGAGCTCAGGTTGTATATGGCAATATGAACTGGGCTACAGGAGTGGAAGGAGTTTATCCTGATTTCTTCTACATAAGGGAATGGCCTCTTGTATCAGGAAGATCTTTTACAATGCAGGATGTCCATGGTCAAACCAAGGTATGTGTGATAGGAAAGACTGTTTATGAAAAATTATTTGGAAACGAGGACCCTATTGGGAAGATAATAAGGATAAAAAAACTTCCTTTTACAGTAATAGGAGCCCTGGCTTCAAAGGGTCAAAGCGGAGGATGGAGGGATCAGGATGATGTTATTTTTGCTCCTCTTTATACTGTCCAGAGGAAAATGATGGGAATAACCAATATTAATACAATACATCTTTCAGTAATTTCCAAAGATATGATGAATGATGCTAAGGAGGAGATAAGGCAAGTGTTGCGAAAAAGGCACAAACTTCTTCCAAGCCAGGACGATGATTTTACGATAATGTCTCAGACAGAAATTTCAGAAGCTGCTGAATCAACGACAAGAATAATGACAATATTGCTCGGAAGTATCGCTTCCATTTCTCTTCTTGTTGGCGGAATTGGAATAATGAACATAATGCTTGTCTCAGTAACTGAAAGAACAAGGGAGATAGGAATAAGAATGGCGGTAGGAGCAAAAGAAAGGGACATTTTAGTCCAGTTTTTAATTGAATCTGTGGTTCTTTCTTTAATCGGGGGGATAATAGGGATGATTGTCGGTATCTTTTCTTCAGAGATGATATCATATTTTGCAAAATGGCCCACCCTAATTTCTTCCCAGGCAATATTACTGGCTTTTCTTTTCTCCTCTGGAGTGGGAATATTTTTCGGATTCTATCCTGCGAAAAAGGCTTCTTCTTTGAACCCTATAGATGCCCTCAGATACGAATAA
- the rpmI gene encoding 50S ribosomal protein L35, translated as MQKIKTHRGAKKRFKITAKGKILRRKAFKSHILTKKSTKRKRNLKKITQASKSDKTEIKKMLPYEF; from the coding sequence ATGCAAAAAATAAAGACACACAGGGGAGCTAAAAAAAGATTCAAAATAACGGCGAAAGGAAAAATACTTCGAAGGAAAGCCTTTAAGAGCCATATTCTCACTAAAAAATCTACAAAAAGAAAGAGAAATCTGAAAAAAATAACTCAAGCTTCAAAAAGTGATAAAACAGAAATAAAGAAAATGCTTCCCTATGAATTTTAA
- a CDS encoding efflux RND transporter periplasmic adaptor subunit: protein MKRRILIIGILIVIIAGAVVFYRYKNKKNEPKFKTAKVERGDISIVVTATGNLSALNTVQVGTQVSGIIEKIFVDYNSSVKKDQVIAQLDQTFLKAQVAEAEANLYKAKVSLDELKKNYERTLELFKQNLVPEAELIKAETSYESAKATLKQSEANLERAETNLRYATIRSPVDGIVIARNVDMGQTVAASFQTPTLFLIAEDLKKMKVEASIDEADIGKVKERQNAIFTVDAFPEEKFRGVVSQIRLEPIIAQNVVTYTVVIDVENLQMKLRPGMTANVTVVIDERYNVLKVPRSAVVFNPKPEDVLPVKEPERPSTESPQSMPQSMEGRPSEMGQRSERFREFIQNLPPERREEIMRRMRERREGSEGSGRRAVNIAKIYVEKDRGKLEPFMVKTGITDGFFVEIVEGNIKENDEVVIGYSGQESSSTQRQAPGGPPMFRMFR from the coding sequence ATGAAAAGGAGAATACTAATTATCGGGATTCTGATAGTAATTATAGCAGGTGCTGTGGTTTTTTATAGATATAAGAACAAGAAGAATGAACCTAAGTTCAAAACTGCGAAAGTTGAGCGTGGAGATATTTCAATTGTTGTAACAGCCACAGGAAATTTAAGCGCTTTGAACACTGTTCAGGTAGGGACACAGGTTTCAGGTATAATCGAAAAAATATTTGTTGATTATAATTCAAGCGTAAAAAAAGACCAGGTAATTGCCCAGCTTGACCAGACTTTTCTTAAAGCTCAGGTGGCGGAGGCTGAAGCAAATCTTTATAAAGCAAAGGTATCCCTTGATGAGCTTAAAAAAAATTATGAAAGAACACTCGAATTGTTCAAGCAGAATTTAGTTCCTGAGGCTGAGTTGATAAAAGCAGAAACATCATACGAATCTGCGAAAGCAACTTTAAAACAGAGCGAGGCAAACCTTGAAAGAGCTGAGACAAATTTAAGATATGCTACAATAAGATCTCCTGTGGATGGAATTGTAATAGCACGGAATGTGGATATGGGACAGACTGTGGCAGCAAGCTTTCAGACTCCCACCCTCTTTTTAATCGCTGAAGATTTAAAAAAGATGAAGGTTGAAGCATCGATAGATGAAGCTGACATTGGAAAAGTTAAAGAAAGACAGAATGCTATTTTTACAGTGGATGCGTTTCCTGAAGAAAAATTTAGAGGAGTTGTTTCTCAAATAAGGCTTGAACCAATAATAGCACAGAATGTTGTTACATACACTGTGGTTATCGATGTGGAGAATCTTCAGATGAAGTTGAGACCCGGGATGACAGCTAATGTAACAGTTGTAATTGACGAGAGATATAATGTTTTAAAAGTTCCAAGAAGTGCTGTGGTTTTTAATCCTAAGCCCGAGGATGTATTACCTGTAAAGGAACCTGAAAGACCATCTACCGAATCTCCTCAAAGTATGCCACAAAGCATGGAGGGAAGACCTTCTGAAATGGGCCAGAGAAGTGAAAGATTTAGAGAGTTTATCCAGAATCTTCCTCCTGAAAGAAGAGAAGAGATAATGAGAAGAATGAGAGAGAGAAGAGAGGGTTCAGAAGGTTCTGGAAGGAGAGCAGTCAATATAGCAAAGATATATGTGGAGAAAGATCGCGGAAAACTTGAACCTTTCATGGTAAAAACAGGAATAACAGATGGGTTTTTTGTGGAGATAGTAGAGGGAAATATAAAAGAAAATGATGAAGTAGTTATTGGATATTCAGGTCAGGAATCGAGCTCCACTCAGCGCCAGGCTCCGGGAGGCCCTCCTATGTTCAGAATGTTCCGTTAA
- a CDS encoding FAD-linked oxidase C-terminal domain-containing protein: protein MISRENIDEIKKIFGEERCLNDELTLQKYSSDETKISFIPDLVVFPSSTEEISMLMKIANREKIPVTPRGAGTGYSGGAIAVRGGVILSLEKMNRILSIDPENLIGVVEPGVITEHFHKEVEKYGLCYPPDPASLDKSTIGGNLAENAGGPRCFRYGVTRNYVLGTKAVLPDGEIIKTGSSTIKNVVGYDLTHLLIGSEGTLAIVTEIILRLVPLPPNRTTLRFGFDSYIKAANFISEIIREKVFPSSLEFMDELSIKYSSQYLNIKVDEKIKAFILTEIDGELEAIEKIKEKILAVSERYSPLEVKIPKDKKEEEDIWIFRKNVSSAINMAKPKKYNQDIVVPRMKIPEILEIINEIGKKYKILTISFGHAGDGNIHTNFMIDDSNPEEVENVEKAINELFNEVIKLGGVISGEHGIGITKSRFINLQLSPLEIEIMKKIKKVFDPNGILNPGKIFPLF, encoded by the coding sequence TTGATATCCAGAGAGAATATTGATGAAATAAAAAAAATATTCGGGGAAGAGAGATGTCTAAATGATGAGTTAACCCTTCAAAAATATTCATCTGATGAGACCAAAATAAGTTTCATCCCAGATTTGGTAGTTTTTCCATCATCTACAGAGGAAATTTCTATGCTGATGAAGATAGCGAACAGAGAAAAAATTCCTGTTACTCCAAGGGGAGCTGGAACAGGATACAGCGGAGGAGCTATTGCTGTTAGAGGAGGAGTAATCCTTTCTCTTGAGAAGATGAATCGAATATTAAGCATAGACCCAGAAAATTTGATTGGAGTAGTTGAGCCAGGAGTTATTACAGAGCATTTTCACAAAGAGGTTGAAAAATATGGGTTATGTTATCCGCCAGACCCTGCAAGTCTTGATAAGTCAACGATTGGAGGAAATTTAGCGGAAAATGCAGGGGGGCCAAGATGTTTTAGGTATGGAGTAACAAGAAATTATGTTCTTGGCACAAAAGCTGTTTTGCCAGATGGAGAGATAATAAAGACCGGTTCCTCGACGATTAAAAATGTGGTTGGTTATGACCTTACACACCTTCTGATAGGCTCTGAAGGGACTTTAGCAATAGTAACAGAAATTATTTTAAGGCTCGTTCCTCTTCCTCCCAACCGAACAACTTTAAGGTTTGGATTTGATTCATACATAAAAGCCGCAAATTTCATTTCAGAAATAATAAGAGAGAAAGTATTTCCTTCATCCCTTGAGTTTATGGACGAACTTTCAATTAAGTATTCATCTCAATATTTAAACATAAAAGTGGATGAAAAGATTAAAGCGTTTATACTGACAGAAATAGACGGAGAATTAGAAGCGATTGAAAAGATTAAAGAAAAAATATTGGCAGTCTCGGAAAGATATTCGCCATTGGAAGTAAAAATTCCAAAAGACAAGAAAGAAGAAGAGGATATCTGGATATTCAGAAAAAATGTGTCTTCTGCCATTAATATGGCAAAGCCAAAAAAATACAACCAGGATATAGTAGTCCCAAGAATGAAAATTCCAGAGATTCTGGAAATAATTAATGAGATAGGAAAGAAATATAAAATACTGACGATTTCGTTTGGTCATGCTGGTGATGGGAATATTCATACAAATTTTATGATTGATGATTCAAACCCAGAAGAAGTTGAAAATGTGGAAAAAGCAATAAATGAATTATTTAATGAAGTTATAAAATTAGGTGGGGTTATCTCAGGAGAGCATGGTATAGGAATTACAAAATCCCGTTTCATTAATTTACAGCTTTCTCCCTTAGAAATAGAAATTATGAAAAAGATCAAAAAAGTATTCGACCCCAATGGTATATTAAACCCTGGAAAAATTTTCCCCCTCTTTTGA
- a CDS encoding HU family DNA-binding protein has protein sequence MTKADLVAKMAKDSGITKAQSTKALETVLSTIQSSLKTGKKVTFVGFGTFTTVERKARKGRNPKTGEELRIPKKKVPKFIPGKKLREAVR, from the coding sequence ATGACTAAAGCAGATTTGGTTGCAAAGATGGCAAAGGATTCTGGGATAACAAAGGCTCAATCCACCAAAGCACTTGAAACCGTGCTTTCTACAATTCAGAGTTCATTAAAAACAGGAAAGAAAGTTACATTTGTTGGATTTGGAACATTCACGACTGTCGAAAGAAAGGCAAGAAAGGGAAGAAATCCCAAAACAGGTGAAGAGCTAAGAATACCCAAGAAGAAAGTTCCCAAATTCATCCCAGGGAAAAAGCTAAGAGAAGCTGTAAGGTAA
- a CDS encoding TIGR01212 family radical SAM protein (This family includes YhcC from E. coli K-12, an uncharacterized radical SAM protein.), protein MKKRYFSFNEHLKKVFNTRVHKIPVDAGFYCPNKDGTFSSKGCIFCDEYGSGPINKKNVSITDQIIQGIEAKKRRFGAEKFIVYFQSHTNTYTSREILAKYIDEALKIKNVVGISIGTRPDCLPDEIFDLLDEISKKTYFWLELGLQSIHLRSLKSLNRNHNFSDFLKSYLEAKKRNIRVCVHVILGIPGEEKEETLETARVLNLLKTDGIKIHPLHVLKNTELEKLYTNNEVKLLGKEEYVSLVCDFIEYLYPETVIQRLTGEREKELFVAPEWLLNKSEILNSIDNELARRNSYQGCRNIGKI, encoded by the coding sequence GTGAAAAAAAGGTATTTTTCATTCAATGAACATCTCAAAAAGGTTTTTAACACAAGGGTTCATAAAATTCCTGTAGATGCTGGATTTTACTGCCCGAACAAAGACGGAACTTTCTCATCAAAGGGATGCATTTTCTGCGATGAGTATGGATCTGGTCCCATAAATAAAAAAAACGTATCAATAACAGATCAGATTATTCAAGGAATAGAGGCAAAAAAGAGAAGATTTGGTGCTGAAAAATTTATAGTATATTTTCAATCTCACACAAACACATATACATCAAGGGAAATTTTAGCAAAATATATAGATGAAGCATTAAAAATAAAAAATGTTGTGGGAATTTCAATAGGAACAAGACCCGACTGTCTGCCGGATGAAATATTCGACCTCCTCGATGAAATTTCAAAAAAAACATATTTCTGGCTTGAACTCGGGCTCCAATCAATTCACCTGAGAAGTTTAAAATCTCTAAATAGAAACCATAATTTTTCAGATTTTCTAAAAAGTTATCTTGAAGCAAAGAAGAGAAACATAAGAGTTTGCGTTCATGTAATCTTGGGAATCCCAGGGGAAGAGAAAGAGGAAACATTAGAAACTGCGAGAGTCTTAAACTTACTTAAAACTGATGGAATAAAAATTCATCCCCTTCATGTATTGAAAAATACAGAACTTGAAAAGCTCTACACCAATAATGAGGTAAAATTGCTTGGAAAAGAAGAATATGTCAGCCTTGTCTGTGACTTTATTGAATATCTTTATCCTGAAACTGTTATACAAAGGCTCACTGGAGAAAGGGAAAAAGAATTGTTTGTTGCCCCTGAATGGCTTTTAAATAAAAGCGAAATCTTGAATTCTATAGACAATGAACTGGCAAGGAGGAATTCTTATCAGGGATGCCGAAATATCGGTAAAATTTAA
- the rplT gene encoding 50S ribosomal protein L20, translated as MPRVKRGSKRRQKRKKILKMAKGYYGAKRKNYRIAKEAVERSLLYAYRDRRRKKRDFRRLWIIRINAALRKYGISYSKFISALKKESLDLNRKILADLAVNEPETFEEIIKKLKAI; from the coding sequence ATGCCAAGAGTAAAGAGAGGGAGTAAGAGAAGGCAGAAAAGAAAAAAAATTCTTAAAATGGCAAAAGGTTATTATGGAGCCAAAAGAAAAAATTACAGGATTGCAAAAGAAGCAGTCGAGAGGTCATTGCTTTATGCATACAGGGATAGAAGAAGAAAAAAAAGAGATTTTAGAAGACTATGGATTATAAGAATAAATGCAGCTCTCAGAAAATACGGCATTTCTTATTCAAAATTTATTTCTGCATTGAAAAAAGAAAGTTTAGATTTAAATAGAAAAATTCTTGCAGACCTGGCTGTAAATGAACCTGAAACATTTGAAGAAATAATAAAAAAATTAAAAGCAATTTAG
- a CDS encoding glycosyltransferase, which produces MPSDTNKKIIVSYASAGGGHKAVAEAIKEALIKLDPSVKIEVIDILNFTSKLFKFFYASGYLFLANRAKYLWGFLYSRKEDVSFVSESNKFSRLVMRILARRFISYIKEINPDAFIFTHFLPSKIVQDIKERDKLQFKTGVVVTDYGNHSIWLTPGTDFYFVATEQLKIEMVHFLNRLKMRQENIIVSGIPVRMKFLEPINREQVRDKLGLSIDCPVISFIMGIVGMRRILEILKYLTSLEVDFQLILLVGKDEELKRKVKEYFKDKEFPYLRKILIYGMVGNMNEILSVSDLVITKSGGIITSETISMGAPMVFIENYPGQEERNVDYFLEEGTGIKINQLSSIKYKIESLLKDRDRLKGMKENVEKIAKPAASLRIAEVILNEVKKC; this is translated from the coding sequence ATGCCCTCAGATACGAATAAGAAGATAATTGTTTCATATGCATCTGCAGGCGGAGGGCATAAAGCTGTTGCTGAGGCTATAAAAGAAGCTCTTATAAAATTAGATCCATCTGTTAAAATAGAAGTTATCGATATTCTTAATTTCACTTCTAAATTATTCAAATTTTTCTATGCCTCAGGATATCTTTTTCTTGCAAATAGAGCAAAATATCTATGGGGTTTTCTCTATTCAAGAAAAGAGGATGTATCATTTGTTTCAGAATCTAATAAATTTTCAAGGTTGGTAATGAGAATCTTGGCAAGGAGGTTTATAAGCTATATAAAAGAAATTAATCCAGATGCATTTATTTTTACCCATTTCCTTCCCTCAAAGATAGTTCAGGACATAAAAGAAAGAGATAAATTGCAGTTTAAAACTGGCGTTGTAGTTACGGATTATGGAAATCACAGTATCTGGCTAACTCCAGGAACTGATTTTTATTTTGTTGCAACCGAGCAGTTAAAAATTGAGATGGTGCATTTTTTAAATAGGTTAAAAATGAGACAAGAAAATATCATTGTTTCTGGAATTCCTGTTCGGATGAAATTTCTTGAACCAATCAACAGAGAGCAGGTGAGGGACAAACTTGGACTTTCGATTGATTGCCCTGTTATCTCATTCATAATGGGAATTGTGGGAATGAGAAGAATACTGGAAATATTAAAGTATTTAACTTCTTTGGAAGTAGATTTTCAGCTAATCTTACTTGTGGGAAAAGATGAAGAGTTGAAGAGAAAAGTTAAGGAATATTTTAAAGATAAAGAATTTCCATATCTGAGAAAAATACTCATATATGGAATGGTTGGAAATATGAATGAGATTCTGTCTGTTTCAGATTTAGTTATAACAAAATCAGGAGGAATAATTACATCTGAAACTATTTCAATGGGAGCACCAATGGTTTTTATCGAAAACTACCCTGGACAGGAAGAAAGAAATGTGGACTATTTTCTTGAAGAAGGAACTGGCATTAAAATAAATCAGCTTAGCAGTATTAAGTATAAGATTGAGTCTCTTCTTAAAGACAGAGATAGATTGAAAGGAATGAAAGAGAATGTAGAAAAAATTGCAAAGCCTGCGGCATCTTTAAGAATTGCTGAAGTAATCTTGAATGAAGTAAA
- the coaD gene encoding pantetheine-phosphate adenylyltransferase has protein sequence MKIKAVFPGSFDPITNGHVDIVMRGIEIFDEILIAILENPEKTSLFSIEERISMIKEIFREESKIKVESFSGLLVEFMKKKEIKIVIRGLRAVSDFEYELQMALMNRKLDPEVETFFMVPNVKYSFLSSRLIKEIFYYGGCVNELVPEIVEEKMKEKYKVSKEKFIDIQREY, from the coding sequence ATGAAAATAAAGGCTGTTTTTCCAGGTTCTTTTGACCCGATAACGAATGGGCATGTGGATATTGTCATGAGAGGCATTGAGATATTTGATGAAATCCTAATTGCAATTCTTGAGAATCCCGAAAAGACTTCCCTTTTTAGCATTGAAGAGAGAATTTCGATGATAAAAGAGATATTTAGGGAAGAGAGTAAAATTAAGGTAGAGTCGTTCAGCGGTCTTCTTGTAGAATTTATGAAAAAAAAGGAGATAAAAATTGTTATAAGAGGCTTACGAGCTGTATCTGATTTTGAGTATGAACTTCAGATGGCATTGATGAACAGAAAACTGGATCCAGAGGTTGAGACATTTTTTATGGTTCCCAATGTGAAATATTCATTTTTAAGCTCAAGACTTATTAAAGAGATTTTTTATTATGGAGGCTGTGTGAATGAACTTGTGCCTGAGATTGTCGAGGAAAAAATGAAAGAGAAATATAAAGTATCCAAGGAGAAATTTATTGATATCCAGAGAGAATATTGA
- the infC gene encoding translation initiation factor IF-3 produces MNKRIHRINEEIRAKEVRLIDENKNQIGIMETYKALNIAREKNLDLVEIAPQANPPVCRIMNYGKYLYELHKRAHESKKHQKQIQIKEIKFRPKISSHDYQFKLKHIIRFLEEGNKVKVTVLFRGRERSRPEFGKVLIDRVLEDTKEISLPEYDTRFEGYQMYVLLSPKKQGGLKHAKNKDTQGS; encoded by the coding sequence CTGAATAAGAGAATCCATCGAATCAATGAGGAAATACGGGCAAAAGAGGTGAGATTAATCGATGAGAATAAAAATCAGATAGGGATAATGGAAACTTATAAAGCTTTAAACATCGCAAGGGAGAAAAACTTGGATCTTGTTGAAATAGCCCCTCAAGCAAATCCTCCTGTGTGCAGGATCATGAATTATGGGAAATATCTCTACGAGCTCCACAAAAGAGCCCATGAATCAAAGAAGCATCAAAAGCAGATTCAAATAAAGGAAATAAAATTCAGGCCGAAAATCAGCTCTCATGACTATCAATTTAAACTTAAACATATCATCAGATTCCTTGAGGAAGGGAATAAAGTAAAAGTGACTGTACTATTTAGAGGAAGAGAAAGATCAAGACCTGAATTTGGAAAAGTTTTAATAGATCGTGTCCTGGAGGACACCAAAGAAATTTCCTTACCTGAATATGACACAAGATTTGAAGGGTATCAAATGTACGTACTCCTCAGCCCAAAAAAACAAGGAGGTCTAAAACATGCAAAAAATAAAGACACACAGGGGAGCTAA